The Deinococcus seoulensis genome window below encodes:
- a CDS encoding YifB family Mg chelatase-like AAA ATPase yields the protein MLARARSVALIGVDAVPVEVEVDVSPGLPAFTVVGLPDQAVSEARERVRAAVRNAGLPFPAARITVNLAPADLRKEGPLYDLPIALGLLAAQELLPAAALAGTLVAGELALDGSLRPIAGAVNLALLAGQLGLPALLPLGNAPEAALIEGVPVFGARTLAEAARHLGGSHPLPVTDPPGAQEPEDALLDLADLKGQGAARRALEIAAAGGHNLLMVGSPGSGKTMLARRAPGLLPPLTRAEALEVTRIHSAAGLLASRGRLNLGAPFRAPHHTVSDAGLIGGGGVPRPGEVSLAHRGLLFLDEFPEFSRKALETLRQPLEDGTVVISRARATVQYPARFQLIAAMNPCPCGHLGDPEKACVCTPSERMRYAARLSGPLLDRVDITVRVPRLTVEELTRAPEPEPTAPVRLRVAAARERMLERQGTRNADLAGQALRQHAPLAAGPENFARAAAKQLGLTGRGYDRLLRVARTVADLAGSSEIREAHLAEAVTYRPRDLGTG from the coding sequence ATGCTGGCCCGCGCCCGCAGTGTCGCCCTAATCGGCGTGGACGCCGTCCCGGTCGAGGTCGAGGTGGACGTCTCGCCGGGCCTGCCGGCCTTCACGGTGGTGGGGTTGCCGGATCAGGCGGTCAGCGAGGCGCGCGAGCGGGTGCGGGCCGCCGTGAGGAACGCGGGGTTGCCGTTCCCGGCGGCGCGGATCACGGTGAATCTCGCCCCGGCGGACCTGCGCAAGGAGGGGCCGCTGTACGACCTGCCCATCGCGCTGGGGCTGCTGGCCGCGCAGGAGTTGCTGCCGGCGGCGGCGCTGGCCGGAACGCTGGTGGCGGGTGAACTGGCGCTGGACGGCAGCCTGCGGCCCATCGCGGGCGCGGTGAATCTGGCGTTGCTGGCCGGGCAACTGGGCCTCCCGGCGCTGCTGCCGCTGGGGAACGCACCGGAGGCGGCGCTGATCGAGGGCGTACCGGTGTTCGGGGCGCGGACCCTGGCGGAGGCGGCCCGGCACCTGGGCGGCTCTCACCCGCTGCCGGTCACGGACCCGCCCGGAGCGCAGGAGCCGGAGGACGCGCTGCTGGACCTCGCGGACCTGAAGGGGCAGGGGGCGGCGCGGCGGGCGCTGGAGATCGCCGCAGCGGGCGGGCATAACCTGCTGATGGTCGGGTCGCCCGGTAGCGGGAAGACCATGCTGGCGCGCCGCGCGCCGGGGCTGCTGCCGCCCCTGACGCGCGCCGAGGCGCTGGAGGTCACGCGGATTCACTCGGCGGCGGGCCTGCTGGCGTCGCGGGGCCGCCTGAACCTGGGCGCGCCGTTCCGCGCGCCGCACCACACGGTGTCGGACGCCGGGCTGATCGGTGGGGGCGGCGTGCCCCGGCCCGGCGAGGTCAGCCTCGCGCACCGGGGGCTGCTGTTCCTGGATGAATTCCCGGAGTTCAGCCGCAAGGCGCTGGAGACGCTGCGGCAACCGCTGGAGGACGGCACGGTCGTGATCAGCCGCGCGCGGGCGACGGTGCAGTACCCGGCGCGCTTTCAGTTGATCGCGGCCATGAATCCCTGCCCGTGCGGGCACCTGGGCGACCCGGAGAAGGCCTGCGTGTGCACGCCGTCCGAACGGATGCGGTACGCGGCGAGGCTGTCCGGGCCGCTGCTGGACCGGGTGGATATCACGGTGCGGGTGCCCCGCCTGACCGTCGAGGAACTGACCCGCGCGCCCGAACCGGAACCCACGGCGCCGGTGCGCCTGCGGGTGGCGGCGGCCCGCGAGCGGATGCTGGAGCGGCAGGGAACCCGGAATGCCGATCTGGCCGGGCAGGCGTTGCGGCAGCACGCGCCACTGGCGGCCGGTCCCGAGAATTTTGCGCGGGCCGCCGCGAAACAACTGGGCCTGACCGGGCGCGGGTACGACCGGTTGCTGCGCGTGGCGCGCACCGTCGCGGACCTCGCGGGCAGCAGCGAGATCCGCGAGGCGCACCTGGCCGAGGCGGTCACGTACCGCCCGCGCGACCTGGGCACCGGCTGA
- a CDS encoding MFS transporter, with translation MITRAQAWRTRTFSALRHPNYRRYWFSQLLSLTGSWMQATAQQYLVLELSGGSSSALGWVTAAQFMPSLLLSLFAGAVIDRVPRRRVLLLTQTTLLMTATALAVTTHLGVVTLPLVMIIAFLSGCANAFDMPARQSMVVDFVPRGDVPNAVALNSLSFNVSRTVGQALFGVIAALGVTLLAGGNAADISRLALPFYLNVTSFFVVLYVIATLPFPARDAGPRGSMAEDVREGLRYVRGTPAVRNVMLLVGALSLTTINFNVIIPYYARVVFDAREATFGALSAAFGIGAMAGALWQASRPNPLRNLRIGAVILTLSAVALALTPGPALAFPVLAACGFGMLTLLVSANSSVQLTIPDALRGRVMSLYSFVLVGMGPPGALIASSLISSAGPLGPRLGLITLAALGAVAIAALWSRLPRTPALVPAPVNEAPAATPATPGAASGASSASSAD, from the coding sequence GTGATCACCCGCGCCCAGGCGTGGCGCACCCGGACGTTCAGTGCCCTGCGCCACCCCAATTACCGCCGTTACTGGTTCTCGCAACTGCTGTCCCTGACCGGATCGTGGATGCAGGCGACCGCGCAGCAGTACCTCGTGCTGGAACTCTCGGGCGGCAGCAGCAGCGCCCTGGGCTGGGTGACGGCCGCGCAGTTCATGCCCAGCCTGCTGCTCTCGCTGTTCGCGGGCGCCGTCATCGACCGCGTGCCGCGCCGCCGGGTGCTGCTGCTCACGCAGACCACGCTGCTCATGACCGCCACCGCGCTGGCCGTCACCACCCACCTGGGCGTGGTCACGCTGCCGCTGGTGATGATCATCGCGTTCCTGTCGGGCTGCGCGAACGCCTTCGACATGCCCGCCCGGCAGAGCATGGTCGTGGACTTCGTGCCCAGGGGCGACGTGCCGAACGCCGTGGCCCTGAACAGCCTGTCGTTCAACGTGAGCCGCACGGTCGGGCAGGCGCTGTTCGGCGTGATCGCCGCGCTGGGCGTGACCCTGCTGGCCGGCGGGAACGCGGCGGACATCTCGCGGCTGGCGCTGCCGTTCTACCTGAACGTCACGTCGTTCTTCGTGGTGCTGTACGTGATCGCCACGCTGCCCTTCCCCGCCCGCGACGCCGGACCGCGCGGCAGCATGGCCGAGGACGTCCGCGAGGGCCTGCGCTACGTGCGCGGCACGCCCGCCGTGCGCAACGTCATGCTGCTGGTCGGCGCGCTCAGCCTCACCACCATCAACTTCAACGTGATCATCCCCTACTACGCCCGCGTGGTGTTCGACGCGCGCGAGGCCACCTTCGGCGCGCTGTCCGCCGCGTTCGGCATCGGCGCGATGGCCGGGGCGCTGTGGCAGGCCAGCCGCCCCAACCCGCTACGCAACCTGCGGATCGGGGCGGTCATCCTGACCCTCAGCGCCGTCGCGCTGGCCCTGACGCCCGGCCCGGCCCTGGCCTTCCCGGTCCTGGCCGCCTGCGGGTTCGGCATGCTGACCCTGCTCGTCAGCGCGAACAGCAGCGTGCAACTCACCATTCCCGACGCGCTGCGCGGCCGCGTGATGAGCCTGTACTCCTTCGTGCTGGTCGGCATGGGCCCCCCCGGCGCCCTGATCGCCAGCAGCCTGATCAGCAGCGCCGGGCCGCTCGGGCCGCGCCTGGGCCTGATCACCCTGGCCGCGCTGGGCGCCGTGGCCATCGCCGCGCTCTGGAGCCGCCTGCCCCGCACGCCCGCCCTGGTACCTGCACCGGTCAACGAGGCGCCGGCCGCCACCCCGGCCACCCCCGGCGCGGCCAGCGGCGCCAGTTCCGCCTCCTCTGCCGACTGA
- a CDS encoding C40 family peptidase has translation MTPPPDPTCVPAARTSVARTLLSLLLPPALCLPCAPLAAAQGLTPAAPVSVPAAGDLRGLDRVTVQAGDTAFSLARRAGLSVEALLALNGLSSPDLRVGQVLRLRETPTAPPAHLTHAVQPGETLYALSRRYGVSVDALLAGNDLPPGAVLRAGQVLRLPAGAHDGGTGGGVVAAPLPASTSPAPTAPGVGGSPFLPVAPAQVTPVLHPAQEMPRVQRSAPDEPTAAQVEPHIAPQPTDWRSAALALLGTPYRFGGEAVSGADCSGFVRLVFTPLGVNLPRVSADQAQVGQPVADSDLRPGDLLFFDTEGQGRVSHVGIYLGDDSFVSANSYQGRVSVDRLRADRYWGPRYLWARRVLGSPVALGR, from the coding sequence ATGACCCCGCCGCCCGATCCAACCTGCGTCCCGGCCGCCCGGACCTCCGTGGCGCGCACGCTGCTGTCGCTTCTGCTGCCTCCCGCGCTGTGCCTGCCCTGCGCGCCGCTGGCTGCCGCGCAGGGCCTGACCCCTGCGGCGCCGGTGTCGGTTCCGGCAGCAGGCGACCTGCGTGGCCTGGACCGCGTGACGGTGCAGGCGGGCGACACGGCGTTCAGTCTGGCGCGCCGCGCGGGCCTCAGCGTGGAGGCCCTGCTGGCACTGAACGGCCTGAGCAGCCCGGACCTGCGGGTGGGTCAGGTGCTGCGCCTGCGCGAGACCCCGACCGCCCCGCCTGCCCACCTGACGCACGCCGTGCAGCCCGGCGAGACGCTGTACGCCCTGTCACGCCGCTACGGGGTGAGCGTGGACGCCCTGCTGGCCGGGAACGACCTGCCGCCGGGCGCGGTCCTGCGGGCCGGGCAGGTGCTGCGCCTGCCGGCCGGAGCGCACGACGGGGGAACGGGTGGGGGTGTGGTGGCCGCACCCCTTCCCGCGTCCACCAGTCCCGCGCCCACCGCGCCGGGGGTGGGCGGGTCGCCGTTCCTGCCGGTCGCGCCTGCGCAGGTCACGCCGGTCCTGCACCCCGCGCAGGAGATGCCGCGCGTGCAGCGCAGCGCCCCGGACGAACCGACGGCCGCGCAGGTCGAACCGCACATCGCGCCGCAACCCACGGACTGGCGCAGCGCGGCCCTGGCCCTGCTGGGCACGCCGTACCGCTTTGGTGGCGAGGCCGTCAGCGGCGCGGATTGCAGCGGGTTCGTGCGCCTGGTATTCACGCCGCTGGGCGTGAACCTGCCGCGCGTCAGTGCCGATCAGGCGCAGGTCGGGCAGCCGGTGGCAGACAGCGACCTGCGGCCCGGCGACCTGCTGTTCTTCGACACCGAGGGCCAGGGGCGCGTATCGCACGTCGGGATCTACCTGGGGGACGATTCGTTCGTCAGTGCCAACAGTTACCAGGGGCGGGTCAGCGTGGACCGCCTGCGCGCCGACCGGTACTGGGGACCACGGTACCTGTGGGCGCGGCGCGTGCTGGGCAGCCCGGTCGCCCTGGGCCGCTGA
- a CDS encoding serine/threonine-protein kinase: MPLDSGSVLVGRYDLLDLLGEGGSARVFRALDTLLDREVALKVQHSHVPDSDRERFLREVRTLARLTHPGVVPVLDLGVDPEGERPFFTMPLMTGGPITALGPLEDAPGPLGRFLTAASFVSRALHFVHARGITHRDLTPGNVLLDDSGLPRIMDFGLVALSEHTRQLTRSGVTLGTPAYMAPEQARGVGVGPLSDLYALGAVLYRVACGSPPFVGDSDQSVLYQHVYEAAPDPRDLNPAVPDAVARVLVSLLAKRPEHRPESGEALAHLWALARRDVWTAHVRGQYRGGRTRTGEHPDGPARVSALREVWSVPLPGEVTWPAAVMGEGDLVAVGTRGGQLVLTHASGRPFATYAARDEVTAPATFQDGHVLFGAWDGTLRRVDLHSGAEVWIHRARAELTGAPTLWQGQVLASSRDGHLYALDDRTGELRWAYRTGGPVAASPLVWAGAALVCDENGWLHALDARSGTPMWKVEIGTVHGTPALLPTRPGEATLVVATWEGEVHALALSAAGGRVTLAGSDPTLWTYDLEDEVWASPALTGADRESGVAILAGWGGMVRALRLSDGEDLWSHAMEGRVTASPVISSGMVFLASEAGELRALDVRSGAVRWSHREAHGVQATPLAADGTLYVAFMNGTLRAYRNVPLGPPLGTLSPLG, encoded by the coding sequence ATGCCGCTGGATTCGGGCTCTGTGCTGGTGGGTCGTTATGACCTGCTGGATCTGCTGGGCGAGGGTGGGAGCGCGCGGGTGTTCCGGGCGCTCGACACGCTGCTGGACCGCGAGGTGGCCCTGAAGGTGCAGCACTCGCACGTGCCGGACTCGGACCGCGAGCGGTTCCTGCGGGAGGTGCGGACGCTGGCGCGACTGACGCATCCGGGTGTGGTGCCGGTCCTGGACCTGGGCGTGGACCCGGAGGGTGAGCGGCCGTTCTTCACGATGCCGCTCATGACGGGCGGGCCGATCACGGCGCTGGGACCGCTGGAGGACGCGCCGGGGCCGCTGGGGCGCTTCCTGACGGCGGCGTCGTTCGTGTCGCGGGCGCTGCATTTCGTGCATGCGCGCGGCATCACGCACCGGGACCTGACGCCGGGGAACGTGCTGCTGGACGATTCGGGCCTGCCACGCATCATGGATTTCGGGCTGGTGGCGCTCAGTGAGCACACGCGGCAACTGACGCGCAGCGGCGTGACGTTGGGCACTCCGGCGTACATGGCGCCAGAGCAGGCGCGCGGGGTGGGGGTGGGGCCGCTGAGTGACCTGTACGCGCTGGGCGCGGTGCTGTACCGCGTGGCGTGCGGCAGTCCGCCGTTCGTGGGCGACAGCGACCAGAGCGTGCTGTACCAGCATGTGTACGAGGCCGCGCCGGACCCGCGTGACCTGAACCCGGCCGTGCCGGACGCGGTGGCGCGGGTGCTGGTGTCGCTGCTGGCCAAGCGGCCCGAGCACCGCCCGGAGAGCGGCGAGGCGCTCGCGCACCTGTGGGCGCTGGCGCGGCGGGACGTGTGGACGGCGCACGTGCGCGGCCAGTACCGGGGTGGGCGTACCCGCACCGGCGAGCACCCGGACGGTCCGGCGCGCGTGTCGGCGCTGCGGGAGGTCTGGAGTGTGCCGCTGCCGGGCGAGGTGACGTGGCCGGCCGCCGTGATGGGCGAGGGGGATCTGGTGGCGGTCGGCACGCGCGGCGGGCAACTGGTCCTGACGCACGCGTCGGGCCGCCCGTTCGCCACGTACGCCGCGCGGGACGAGGTGACGGCCCCCGCGACCTTCCAGGACGGGCACGTGCTGTTCGGCGCGTGGGACGGCACGCTGCGCCGCGTGGACCTGCACAGCGGCGCGGAAGTCTGGATTCACCGGGCGCGGGCGGAACTGACGGGCGCGCCCACGCTGTGGCAGGGGCAGGTGCTGGCCAGCAGCCGCGACGGGCACCTGTACGCCCTGGACGACCGCACGGGCGAATTGCGCTGGGCGTACCGGACGGGCGGGCCGGTCGCGGCCAGTCCGCTGGTGTGGGCGGGCGCGGCACTCGTCTGCGACGAGAACGGCTGGCTGCACGCGCTGGACGCCCGCAGCGGCACGCCCATGTGGAAGGTCGAGATCGGCACGGTGCACGGCACCCCGGCGCTGCTGCCGACCCGGCCGGGCGAGGCGACGCTGGTCGTGGCGACCTGGGAGGGCGAGGTGCACGCCCTGGCGCTCAGCGCGGCGGGCGGGCGGGTCACGCTGGCAGGCAGCGACCCGACCCTCTGGACGTACGACCTGGAGGACGAGGTGTGGGCGTCCCCGGCGCTGACCGGCGCGGACCGCGAGTCGGGCGTGGCGATCCTGGCCGGGTGGGGGGGCATGGTGCGGGCGCTGCGTCTGTCGGACGGCGAGGACCTGTGGTCGCACGCCATGGAGGGCCGCGTGACGGCCAGTCCGGTCATCAGTTCCGGGATGGTGTTCCTGGCGTCCGAGGCGGGGGAACTGCGGGCGCTGGACGTGCGCAGCGGCGCCGTGCGCTGGTCGCACCGCGAGGCGCACGGCGTGCAGGCCACGCCGCTGGCGGCGGACGGCACGCTGTACGTGGCGTTCATGAACGGCACGCTGCGCGCCTACCGGAACGTGCCGCTGGGGCCGCCGCTGGGCACACTGTCCCCGCTGGGCTGA
- a CDS encoding [LysW]-lysine hydrolase: MSSEATGAAQDARDLLIRAVQIGSLSGQEGPVAAFLSGWMAARGFAARVDEAGNAVGERGSGPLTVALLGHMDTVPGDIPVHVDAHGVLHGRGSVDAKGPLCAFMAAVATLPPEALAAARFVVIGATEEEAPSSRGARHVREVLRPDVVLIGEPSGWEGLTLGYKGRLVVKVGAQRENFHTAGEGSSAGDDLTEAWFRVRAWAAGAGEPGGVFGGVQATVQDIMSGTDGLTQRASGTFGLRLPPAVSPDAAEATIRELLADLDSVTVTFTGHESAVRHPKDNALTRAMRVAIRAQGGAPVFKVKTGTSDMNVVAAHWPVPTLAYGPGDSALDHTPEERLDLAEFDRSVAVLRGALTRLATGGTSPA; this comes from the coding sequence ATGTCGAGTGAGGCCACCGGCGCCGCGCAGGACGCGCGTGACCTGCTGATCCGCGCCGTGCAGATCGGGTCGCTGTCCGGGCAGGAGGGGCCGGTGGCCGCGTTCCTGAGCGGCTGGATGGCCGCGCGGGGCTTCGCGGCGCGGGTGGACGAGGCCGGGAACGCCGTGGGCGAGCGTGGCAGCGGGCCGCTGACCGTGGCGCTGCTGGGGCACATGGACACCGTGCCGGGCGACATTCCGGTGCACGTGGACGCCCACGGCGTGCTGCACGGGCGCGGCAGCGTGGACGCCAAGGGGCCGCTGTGCGCGTTCATGGCGGCCGTGGCGACCCTGCCGCCCGAGGCGCTGGCGGCGGCGCGCTTCGTGGTGATCGGCGCGACCGAGGAGGAAGCGCCCAGCAGCCGGGGCGCGCGGCATGTCCGCGAGGTCCTGCGGCCCGACGTGGTCCTGATCGGCGAGCCGAGCGGCTGGGAGGGCCTGACGCTGGGGTACAAGGGCCGACTGGTCGTGAAGGTCGGGGCGCAACGCGAGAACTTCCACACGGCCGGGGAGGGCAGCAGCGCCGGGGACGACCTGACCGAGGCGTGGTTCCGCGTGCGTGCCTGGGCGGCCGGGGCGGGCGAGCCGGGCGGCGTGTTCGGTGGGGTGCAGGCGACCGTGCAGGACATCATGAGCGGCACGGACGGCCTGACGCAGCGGGCGAGCGGCACCTTCGGGTTGCGCCTGCCGCCTGCCGTGAGTCCCGACGCGGCCGAGGCGACCATCCGGGAGCTGCTGGCCGACCTGGACAGCGTGACCGTCACCTTCACCGGCCATGAGAGCGCCGTGCGGCACCCCAAGGACAACGCGCTGACGCGGGCCATGCGGGTCGCGATCCGCGCGCAGGGCGGCGCGCCGGTGTTCAAGGTCAAGACCGGCACCAGCGACATGAACGTGGTGGCCGCGCACTGGCCGGTGCCCACGCTGGCCTACGGGCCGGGTGACAGCGCGCTGGATCACACGCCCGAGGAACGCCTGGACCTGGCGGAATTCGACCGTTCGGTGGCGGTGCTGCGCGGCGCCCTGACTCGCCTGGCGACCGGGGGAACCAGCCCGGCCTGA
- the murA gene encoding UDP-N-acetylglucosamine 1-carboxyvinyltransferase, producing the protein MQLTPLHVQGGRQLSGEITVQHSKNAALPIIVASLLSSEKVTLHGIPRLSDVSTILDLLAHIGTQHAWVGENSLELHTPEILNTDAPYALVSKMRASFIVMGPILARAGHATVSMPGGCAWGPRPVDQHVKALRALGAQVSEDGGNFEATRQGSLNGQFIFELLTVGGTHNAVLASVLGDGVVTLENASIDTDVVDMIEFLNSLGADIQGAGTNTLTVRGVSALRGGTYTVIPDRIEAGTFMMLAAATRSRLTLNNVRPDHLRAVTGKLQEMGVDILEDGNRMIVDATNRDLSPVNITTQSYPGFPTDLQPQMSALLATVKGTSVVQDPVYPDRLTHVAELTRMGANITVSGYTQVIQGGPLHAAPVKAADLRAGAALFIAGLTCEGDTIIDGVQYLNRGYERLAERLRGIGGNVTQNEPSLALAMD; encoded by the coding sequence ATGCAACTGACCCCACTGCACGTCCAGGGCGGCCGCCAACTGAGCGGAGAAATCACCGTTCAACACAGCAAGAACGCCGCGCTGCCCATCATCGTGGCCAGCCTCCTGAGCAGTGAAAAAGTCACCCTGCACGGCATTCCCCGCCTCAGTGACGTCAGCACCATCCTGGACCTGCTGGCCCACATCGGCACGCAGCACGCCTGGGTGGGCGAGAACAGCCTCGAACTGCACACCCCCGAGATCCTGAACACCGACGCGCCCTACGCGCTGGTCAGCAAGATGCGCGCCAGCTTCATCGTCATGGGCCCCATCCTGGCCCGCGCCGGGCACGCGACCGTCTCCATGCCCGGCGGCTGCGCCTGGGGACCCCGCCCCGTCGATCAGCACGTCAAGGCGCTGCGCGCCCTGGGCGCCCAGGTCAGCGAGGACGGCGGCAACTTCGAGGCGACCCGCCAGGGCAGCCTGAACGGCCAGTTCATCTTCGAACTGCTGACCGTGGGCGGCACGCACAACGCCGTCCTGGCCAGCGTCCTCGGTGACGGCGTGGTCACGCTGGAGAACGCCAGCATCGACACCGACGTGGTCGACATGATCGAATTCCTGAACAGCCTCGGGGCCGACATTCAGGGCGCCGGGACGAACACCCTGACCGTGCGCGGCGTCAGCGCCCTGCGCGGCGGCACGTACACCGTCATTCCCGACCGTATCGAGGCCGGAACGTTCATGATGCTGGCCGCCGCCACCCGCAGCCGCCTGACCCTGAACAACGTGCGCCCCGACCACCTGCGCGCCGTGACCGGCAAGTTGCAGGAGATGGGCGTGGACATCCTCGAGGACGGCAACCGCATGATCGTGGACGCCACGAACCGCGACCTGAGCCCCGTGAACATCACCACCCAGAGCTACCCCGGCTTCCCCACCGACCTGCAACCCCAGATGAGCGCCCTGCTGGCCACCGTCAAGGGCACCAGCGTCGTGCAGGACCCGGTGTACCCCGACCGCCTGACGCACGTGGCCGAACTGACCCGCATGGGCGCGAACATCACCGTCAGCGGTTACACCCAGGTCATTCAGGGCGGCCCGCTGCACGCCGCGCCCGTCAAGGCCGCCGACCTGCGCGCCGGGGCCGCGCTGTTCATCGCGGGCCTCACCTGCGAGGGCGACACCATCATCGACGGCGTGCAGTACCTGAACCGCGGCTACGAACGCCTTGCCGAGCGCCTGCGCGGCATCGGCGGGAACGTCACCCAGAACGAACCGAGCCTCGCGCTCGCCATGGACTGA
- a CDS encoding SLC13 family permease, translating to MDPILILLILFVAALVLFATEWLPVDVTALGLLSALLLLGLLKPKDAFAGFGSDTVLTLASLFILTRVLLRAGVIEWIGVTLARRSRNATGTLRALLGTVAGVSAFTSNTATTAVFLPVVAGVARRAGLPASRALMPLAFASILGGTVTVIGTSTNLVVSGALASSGQRALGFFELAWVGLPVALVGLAYLFFVAPRLLPARDAQLEESLRAYLADLTIVAGSPLTGQTLRETGLGRDHGLTVVAVRRGELPTQYAPGPDYRVQEGDTLTVEGPTERILAGRSTLGVITKSELQLQQDGGGGGGAVRLVEAVVMPGSPLLGRTLKEARFRERYGASVLALHRRARNVDRLSRLRIQVGDVLMVQGGAERIDSLGEHLVVMGDLTERQRDLKRAPLAMLLFVGAILLGATGVVPLAVAVVAAVALSLMFRLIAPEEAYRSVEWPVIVLVACMLAFGTAFESSGAAKVLTGGLSGLLEPLGPYGLLGALFLVTVLLTQPMSNQAAALVMLPLAIGTAKALGYDPRPFIIGITVAASNSFITPLEPSCMLVYGPGRYSFMDFVRVGSGLTLLTFVVALLIIPRVWPF from the coding sequence ATGGACCCCATCCTGATCCTGCTGATTCTGTTCGTTGCCGCGCTGGTCCTGTTCGCCACCGAGTGGCTCCCGGTTGACGTGACCGCGCTGGGCCTGCTCTCGGCGCTGCTGCTGCTGGGCCTGCTGAAACCCAAGGATGCCTTCGCGGGCTTCGGGAGCGACACGGTCCTGACACTGGCCTCGCTGTTCATCCTGACGCGGGTGCTGCTGCGCGCCGGGGTGATCGAGTGGATCGGCGTGACCCTGGCCCGCCGGTCCCGGAACGCCACGGGCACGCTGCGCGCCCTGCTGGGCACCGTGGCGGGCGTCAGCGCCTTTACCAGCAACACCGCCACGACCGCCGTGTTCCTGCCGGTCGTGGCGGGCGTGGCCCGGCGCGCCGGTCTGCCCGCCAGCCGCGCGCTGATGCCGCTGGCGTTCGCCAGCATCCTGGGCGGCACGGTCACCGTGATCGGCACGAGCACCAACCTGGTCGTGTCGGGCGCGCTGGCCAGCAGCGGGCAGCGGGCGCTGGGGTTCTTCGAACTGGCCTGGGTGGGTCTGCCCGTGGCGCTGGTGGGTCTGGCGTACCTGTTCTTCGTCGCGCCGCGCCTGCTGCCCGCGCGTGACGCACAGCTGGAAGAGTCGCTGCGGGCGTACCTGGCGGACCTGACCATCGTGGCGGGCAGTCCCCTGACCGGGCAGACCCTGCGGGAGACCGGGCTGGGCCGCGATCACGGCCTGACGGTCGTCGCCGTGCGCCGGGGCGAGCTGCCCACCCAGTACGCGCCGGGCCCGGACTACCGCGTGCAGGAGGGCGACACCCTGACCGTGGAAGGCCCCACAGAGCGCATCCTGGCAGGCCGCAGCACGCTGGGCGTGATCACCAAGAGCGAGTTGCAGTTGCAGCAGGACGGCGGCGGCGGCGGCGGCGCGGTGCGTCTGGTCGAGGCGGTCGTGATGCCCGGCTCGCCGCTGCTGGGCCGCACCCTGAAAGAAGCGCGGTTCCGGGAACGTTACGGGGCGTCCGTGCTGGCCCTGCACCGCCGCGCGCGGAACGTGGACCGCCTGAGCCGCCTGCGCATCCAGGTGGGCGACGTGCTGATGGTGCAGGGCGGCGCCGAACGCATCGACTCGCTGGGCGAGCATCTGGTCGTCATGGGCGACCTGACCGAACGGCAGCGTGACCTGAAACGCGCGCCGCTGGCGATGCTGCTGTTCGTCGGCGCGATCCTGCTGGGCGCGACCGGGGTGGTGCCGCTGGCCGTGGCGGTCGTGGCCGCCGTCGCCCTGAGCCTGATGTTCCGCCTGATCGCCCCCGAGGAAGCGTACCGCTCGGTGGAGTGGCCGGTGATCGTGCTGGTGGCCTGCATGCTGGCCTTCGGCACGGCGTTCGAGAGCAGCGGCGCGGCGAAAGTCCTGACCGGCGGCCTCTCGGGCCTGCTCGAACCGCTCGGGCCGTACGGGCTGCTGGGCGCGCTGTTCCTGGTGACGGTCCTCCTGACGCAGCCCATGAGCAACCAGGCGGCGGCGCTGGTCATGCTGCCCCTGGCGATCGGGACGGCCAAGGCGCTCGGGTACGACCCCCGGCCGTTCATCATCGGGATCACGGTGGCGGCCAGCAACTCGTTCATCACGCCGCTGGAACCGTCCTGCATGCTGGTGTACGGCCCCGGACGTTACTCGTTCATGGATTTCGTGCGGGTCGGTTCCGGCCTGACCCTGCTGACCTTCGTGGTGGCCCTGCTGATCATTCCGCGCGTCTGGCCGTTCTGA
- a CDS encoding transcriptional regulator encodes MPKKERKRLQVVISDEQDALLTRTAYELSSPERLISKSEVVRLAIEKIARELGEGENLEQYRSILDTDELTDD; translated from the coding sequence ATGCCCAAGAAGGAACGTAAACGCCTGCAGGTGGTCATCAGCGACGAGCAGGACGCCCTGCTGACCCGCACGGCGTACGAACTGTCCAGCCCGGAACGGCTGATCAGCAAGAGTGAAGTGGTGCGCCTCGCCATCGAGAAAATCGCCCGTGAACTGGGCGAGGGCGAGAACCTGGAACAGTACCGCTCGATCCTCGACACCGACGAACTGACCGACGACTGA
- a CDS encoding twin-arginine translocase TatA/TatE family subunit, translating to MPNLGPGELIVILLVALVVFGPRKLPELGKSLGAGLREFRKSTQSLKDDLEGGLRDTTPPGAAPVQTIHAPQAVAVPAAQAAVPAADVQPVPAPVSAAPVSAAQASAVPASAVPASEVVAPVGAAPAPAVISTVKEPQQG from the coding sequence ATGCCCAATCTTGGTCCCGGTGAACTGATCGTCATTCTGCTGGTCGCGCTGGTCGTGTTCGGCCCGCGTAAACTGCCCGAACTCGGCAAGAGTCTGGGCGCGGGCCTGCGTGAATTCCGCAAGAGCACCCAGAGTCTCAAGGACGACCTCGAGGGCGGCCTGCGGGACACCACCCCGCCCGGCGCGGCCCCCGTGCAGACCATTCACGCGCCGCAGGCCGTGGCCGTCCCGGCCGCCCAGGCCGCCGTTCCCGCCGCCGACGTGCAGCCGGTGCCCGCACCCGTCAGCGCCGCACCCGTCAGCGCCGCGCAGGCCAGTGCGGTACCGGCCAGTGCGGTGCCGGCCAGTGAAGTGGTCGCCCCGGTCGGCGCCGCTCCCGCCCCGGCGGTCATCTCGACCGTCAAGGAGCCTCAGCAGGGCTGA